One Deltaproteobacteria bacterium DNA segment encodes these proteins:
- a CDS encoding (d)CMP kinase, with the protein MIVAIDGPSGAGKSTLAKRLARELGFIYLDTGAMYRALALQVLRRGVDLADDGAMTQLVADSSIDLAERDGRLEVYLDGEEVSGLIRTPEVSQMASKASALKIVRQRMLELQRALGMRGNVVAEGRDVGTVVFPEAEVKIFLDASLRERARRRFEELQKAGRSVSFSDTLAEMEERDRRDTERDIAPLRRADDALAIDSSSLDADSVARQVVAAIQHKALAN; encoded by the coding sequence TTGATTGTCGCAATCGACGGTCCTTCAGGGGCGGGCAAGAGCACGTTGGCAAAGCGATTAGCCAGGGAGTTGGGGTTTATCTATCTCGACACCGGCGCCATGTATCGCGCTCTGGCATTGCAAGTGTTGCGTCGAGGTGTGGATTTGGCGGATGATGGGGCCATGACCCAACTGGTGGCGGATTCCTCCATCGATTTGGCCGAACGGGACGGCCGGCTCGAAGTGTACCTGGATGGCGAAGAGGTTTCAGGGCTGATTCGCACTCCCGAAGTCAGTCAGATGGCTTCCAAAGCATCGGCGTTAAAAATTGTCCGCCAGCGCATGCTTGAGTTGCAGCGTGCATTGGGCATGCGCGGCAACGTGGTGGCCGAGGGCCGCGACGTCGGCACGGTGGTATTTCCCGAAGCCGAGGTGAAAATCTTTCTCGACGCCTCGCTGCGCGAGCGCGCGCGCCGGCGCTTCGAGGAGCTGCAAAAGGCCGGGCGCTCGGTGAGTTTTTCCGACACTCTGGCCGAAATGGAAGAGCGCGACCGGCGCGACACTGAACGCGACATCGCACCGCTGCGGCGGGCTGACGACGCTCTCGCCATCGATTCATCATCGCTCGATGCCGACAGCGTGGCTCGTCAGGTAGTTGCGGCAATACAACACAAGGCACTAGCAAACTAA
- the aroA gene encoding 3-phosphoshikimate 1-carboxyvinyltransferase yields MKRIEPIKKPLRGTITVPGDKSIAHRAVILGSIAKGATRVFNLSGGDDNSRTVKAFRRMGVAIERQGEALVIEGKGWGGLRPPAAAIDCGNSGTTMRLMSGLLAGRPFHSELDGDGSLRQRPMQRVIDPLSRMGAKIRSKTANGLAPLEIDGGGLRGIEYPMPIASAQVKSALLLAALQAAGTTVVQEPLRSRDHTEVMLRGFGAQLGVEGKVITLAGGQELTGQEVRIPGDISSAAFFLVAAALVPGSDVTITNVGCNPTRDGVLELLQQMGAKVEKQNVRSAAGEAVADLRVIGSALHGIDVGADYVARTIDEYPILAIAAALARGKTTFSDIHELRYKESDRIAAMTEGLRRLGVQVDEREDAMTIHGAESVRGGAVRSFADHRVAMSFAIAALVAQDAVAIDDAACADISFPTFFDLLGQICLQ; encoded by the coding sequence ATGAAGCGCATCGAGCCAATCAAGAAACCGCTGCGCGGCACGATCACAGTGCCGGGCGATAAGTCCATCGCCCACCGCGCGGTAATCTTGGGCAGCATCGCCAAGGGCGCGACGCGGGTTTTCAATCTGTCCGGCGGCGACGACAACTCGCGCACGGTCAAGGCGTTTCGCCGGATGGGTGTGGCGATCGAGCGGCAAGGTGAAGCGCTAGTCATCGAAGGCAAAGGCTGGGGCGGCCTGCGCCCGCCTGCGGCGGCGATCGACTGCGGCAACTCCGGCACGACCATGCGGCTCATGTCGGGCCTGCTGGCCGGGCGGCCCTTTCACAGCGAACTGGACGGCGACGGCTCGTTGCGCCAACGGCCGATGCAGCGGGTGATCGATCCACTATCGCGCATGGGTGCGAAGATTCGCAGCAAGACCGCTAACGGTCTGGCGCCGCTGGAGATCGACGGCGGCGGCCTGCGCGGCATCGAATATCCTATGCCGATCGCCAGCGCGCAGGTAAAGTCGGCGCTTTTGCTGGCGGCGCTGCAAGCCGCCGGGACCACCGTCGTGCAGGAGCCGCTGCGCTCGCGCGATCACACCGAAGTCATGCTGCGCGGTTTTGGCGCGCAGCTAGGCGTCGAGGGCAAGGTCATTACTTTGGCTGGTGGGCAAGAGTTGACGGGCCAGGAGGTGCGCATCCCCGGCGATATCTCTTCGGCGGCGTTTTTTCTCGTCGCCGCTGCTTTGGTGCCGGGCTCCGATGTGACGATTACCAACGTCGGCTGTAATCCGACCCGCGACGGTGTGCTGGAGCTCTTGCAGCAGATGGGCGCAAAAGTCGAAAAGCAAAACGTCCGCAGCGCCGCCGGCGAAGCGGTCGCCGATCTGCGCGTGATCGGCAGCGCGCTGCACGGCATCGACGTCGGTGCCGACTATGTCGCGCGCACCATCGATGAATATCCGATACTCGCCATCGCCGCCGCGCTGGCCAGGGGCAAGACGACGTTCTCGGATATTCATGAGCTGCGCTACAAGGAATCGGATCGCATTGCCGCCATGACCGAGGGGCTGCGCCGGCTGGGCGTGCAAGTCGATGAACGCGAAGATGCCATGACCATACATGGCGCGGAATCGGTGCGCGGCGGCGCGGTGCGCAGCTTTGCCGACCATCGCGTGGCGATGTCTTTCGCCATCGCCGCTTTGGTTGCGCAAGACGCGGTGGCGATCGACGATGCCGCCTGCGCCGATATTTCGTTTCCGACATTTTTCGATTTGCTGGGGCAGATTTGTTTGCAATAA
- a CDS encoding 30S ribosomal protein S1 produces the protein MAEKQEDNTGATAGGANEFEALFEESLRTVKPGGVVKGRVVGITSTHVLIDVGYKSEGPIPIQEFSDRQGNVQTHVGDEVDVYFDSSEAENGGIVLSRQRAESMKIWEDIEKAFNEGRGIEGHIVGKVKGGFKVDVGVPAFLPGSHVDIRPNRNLDKFIGTTDRFAVVKFNRPRGNVVVSRRALLEKERDSLKHEILKVLEEGVILEGTVKNITGYGAFVDLGGIDGILHISDMSWGRINHPSEIVQVGEKIKVVVLKFDSEKERISLGMKQLTLDPWHTVAEKYPVGTRIQGKVISLMDYGAFVELESGIEGLIHVSEMSWTKKVAHPSKLLQVGQNVEVGVLNVDPNHRRISLGLKQVMANPWEEAKEKYPVGTVIKGPVRNITDFGIFVGIEEGIDGLVHISDLHWTKKIKHPSELFKKGDIVEAKVLGINVENARFSLGIKQMAPDPWKMVSDRYPAGSKVKGQVTSVPDFGVFVRIEEGVEGLIHVSQLSTERVDKPSTLYKVGDEVEAEVMNIDLHERKIALSVRALRRTEERQEMENYLKREKEGGRFSFETLLNDELRLDRDEEGPGRKGR, from the coding sequence ATGGCTGAAAAGCAAGAAGACAATACCGGCGCGACTGCAGGCGGCGCCAACGAGTTTGAAGCACTCTTTGAGGAAAGCTTGCGCACGGTTAAGCCCGGCGGGGTGGTCAAAGGCCGCGTGGTGGGCATCACCTCCACCCACGTCCTGATCGACGTCGGTTACAAGTCCGAGGGGCCAATCCCCATTCAGGAGTTCAGCGATCGCCAGGGCAACGTGCAAACCCATGTCGGCGACGAAGTCGACGTCTATTTCGATTCGTCGGAGGCCGAGAACGGCGGCATTGTGCTGTCGCGCCAGCGCGCCGAGAGCATGAAGATTTGGGAAGACATCGAAAAGGCGTTTAACGAGGGGCGCGGTATCGAAGGGCACATCGTCGGTAAGGTCAAGGGTGGTTTCAAGGTCGACGTCGGCGTGCCGGCCTTCCTGCCGGGGTCACATGTCGACATTCGTCCCAACCGCAACCTCGATAAGTTCATCGGCACCACCGACCGGTTCGCGGTGGTGAAGTTCAACCGGCCGCGCGGCAACGTCGTGGTGTCGCGCCGCGCCCTGCTCGAAAAGGAGCGCGACTCGCTCAAACACGAAATCCTCAAAGTGCTCGAAGAGGGCGTGATTCTCGAAGGCACGGTGAAGAACATCACCGGCTACGGCGCCTTTGTCGACTTGGGCGGCATCGACGGCATCCTGCACATCAGCGACATGTCCTGGGGCCGCATCAATCATCCGTCTGAGATCGTCCAGGTGGGCGAGAAGATCAAAGTCGTGGTGCTCAAGTTCGACTCGGAAAAAGAACGCATCTCGCTCGGCATGAAGCAGCTCACCCTCGATCCTTGGCACACCGTGGCGGAAAAATATCCGGTGGGCACGCGCATCCAGGGCAAAGTCATCAGCTTGATGGACTACGGCGCCTTCGTCGAATTGGAGAGCGGCATCGAAGGGTTGATCCATGTTTCAGAAATGTCCTGGACCAAAAAGGTCGCCCATCCGTCGAAGCTCTTGCAGGTGGGCCAAAACGTCGAGGTGGGGGTGCTGAACGTCGACCCCAATCACCGGCGCATCTCGCTCGGCTTGAAGCAAGTGATGGCCAACCCGTGGGAAGAAGCCAAGGAGAAATACCCGGTGGGCACCGTCATCAAAGGCCCGGTGCGCAACATCACCGATTTCGGGATTTTCGTCGGCATCGAAGAGGGCATCGACGGCTTGGTGCATATCTCCGACTTGCATTGGACCAAGAAAATCAAACACCCCTCCGAGCTGTTCAAGAAAGGCGACATCGTCGAAGCCAAAGTGCTGGGCATCAACGTCGAGAATGCGCGTTTTTCGCTCGGCATCAAGCAGATGGCGCCGGACCCCTGGAAAATGGTTTCGGACCGCTATCCGGCGGGCTCCAAGGTCAAAGGGCAAGTTACCAGCGTACCCGACTTCGGCGTCTTTGTGCGCATCGAGGAAGGCGTCGAAGGGTTGATCCATGTCTCCCAGCTCAGCACCGAGCGGGTCGATAAGCCGTCGACGTTATATAAAGTCGGCGACGAGGTCGAAGCCGAGGTCATGAATATCGATCTGCATGAGCGGAAAATCGCCCTCAGCGTGCGCGCCCTGCGCCGCACCGAAGAGCGCCAGGAGATGGAAAACTATCTTAAGCGGGAAAAGGAAGGCGGCCGCTTCTCTTTCGAGACCTTGCTCAATGATGAGCTGCGGCTGGACCGGGACGAAGAGGGTCCGGGGCGCAAAGGGCGTTAG
- a CDS encoding magnesium chelatase has protein sequence MRKNLVRCLEKGERILPGIVGYDDTVVPDIENAILSGHHMVFLGERGQGKSRIIRTLISLLDERIPIVKGSEVNDNPFKPISRAARKMAEEMGDKLPIEWIDRDTRYGEKLATPDVSIADLVGEIDPIKVAEGRYLADEETIHYGLVPRTNRGIFAINELPDLTEKVQVGLFNLMEEKDVQIKGYKIRLPLDVVIVASANPEDYTSRGRIITPLKDRFDVQIRTHYPKKVEDELVIMEQEAANVDDRSKKVEVPRFMKEIIGNLTFEARKSNDINQSSGVSVRVTINNYESLISNAEKRALRCKENDIVPRVSDLHALLASTNGKIEMEYAGEDRKEEELVEKLLNRSIVKVFDQYLSLNSLQKVIEYFNQGWGIEVSDTMASQEYLEDIKQVPGLKEAIRTLGIPESPSLMASATEFVLEGLHLHQKLNKEVEGGRAHYGK, from the coding sequence ATGCGCAAGAACCTGGTGCGTTGCTTGGAAAAAGGCGAACGAATATTGCCGGGCATCGTGGGTTACGACGACACGGTGGTGCCGGATATCGAGAACGCCATTCTCTCCGGCCATCACATGGTGTTTCTCGGCGAGCGCGGCCAGGGCAAGTCGCGCATCATCCGCACGTTGATCAGCCTGCTCGACGAGCGCATTCCGATCGTCAAAGGCTCCGAAGTCAACGATAACCCGTTCAAGCCGATCTCGCGCGCCGCCCGCAAGATGGCCGAAGAGATGGGGGACAAGCTGCCCATCGAATGGATCGATCGCGACACGCGCTACGGCGAAAAGCTTGCCACCCCCGACGTGTCGATCGCCGATCTGGTCGGCGAGATCGATCCGATCAAGGTCGCCGAAGGGCGTTACCTGGCCGACGAGGAGACGATTCACTACGGCTTGGTGCCGCGCACTAACCGCGGCATCTTCGCCATCAACGAGCTGCCTGACCTGACTGAAAAAGTGCAGGTCGGCCTGTTCAACTTGATGGAAGAAAAAGACGTGCAGATCAAAGGCTACAAAATACGCCTGCCCCTCGACGTCGTCATCGTCGCCAGCGCCAACCCGGAAGACTACACCAGCCGCGGCCGCATCATTACGCCGTTGAAGGACCGCTTCGACGTGCAGATCCGGACGCATTACCCGAAAAAAGTCGAAGACGAGTTGGTGATCATGGAGCAGGAAGCGGCCAACGTGGACGACCGCAGCAAGAAGGTCGAAGTGCCGCGTTTCATGAAGGAGATCATCGGCAATCTCACCTTCGAGGCGCGCAAATCCAATGATATCAACCAGTCCTCCGGCGTCAGCGTGCGCGTCACCATCAATAACTACGAAAGCCTGATCAGTAACGCCGAGAAGCGCGCGTTGCGCTGCAAAGAGAACGACATCGTGCCGCGGGTCAGCGATCTGCACGCGCTGCTCGCTTCGACCAACGGCAAGATCGAGATGGAATATGCCGGCGAGGATCGCAAGGAAGAGGAGCTGGTGGAAAAGCTGCTCAACCGTTCCATCGTCAAAGTCTTCGATCAATATTTGAGCCTCAATTCGCTGCAGAAAGTCATCGAGTATTTCAACCAGGGCTGGGGTATCGAGGTGTCAGACACCATGGCGTCGCAGGAATATCTTGAGGACATCAAGCAGGTGCCGGGCCTGAAGGAGGCGATTCGCACCCTGGGCATACCGGAATCGCCTTCGCTGATGGCATCGGCCACCGAGTTTGTTCTCGAAGGGCTGCATTTGCACCAGAAACTGAACAAGGAAGTGGAAGGCGGCCGGGCGCACTACGGCAAATAG
- a CDS encoding prephenate dehydrogenase/arogenate dehydrogenase family protein gives MAVMFRKMVVAGVGLIGGSLALDMRRRKLVKQVVGYGRTEENLKVAKKARLIDSYFLREAEIPTDTDFLMLGTPVQTIVPLTEAFLPRLQPGCIVSDVGSVKAEIVRGMEKILPPDIHFVGAHPIAGSEQWGAQAARADLYVNKRCILTPTRRTDPAALKKMELLWRRVGAKVQTMDAVQHDKVLGIVSHLPHVVAYALVNALDQTKIDGIDLKTYCAGGFKDITRIAGSRPELWRDICLSNRKAVSQSLGNYIRNLEKLKRAIDGGRGAVLEKVFARAQTVRESIG, from the coding sequence TTGGCTGTCATGTTTCGCAAAATGGTCGTGGCGGGGGTCGGGCTGATCGGCGGCTCGCTGGCGCTGGATATGCGCCGGCGCAAATTGGTCAAACAAGTCGTCGGCTACGGCCGCACCGAAGAGAATCTCAAGGTCGCCAAGAAGGCGCGTTTGATCGACAGCTATTTTCTGCGTGAGGCGGAGATTCCGACCGATACCGATTTCCTAATGCTCGGTACGCCGGTGCAAACCATCGTGCCGTTGACCGAAGCGTTTCTGCCGAGATTGCAGCCAGGATGCATCGTCAGCGACGTCGGCAGCGTCAAGGCGGAGATCGTGCGCGGCATGGAAAAGATTCTGCCGCCGGACATTCACTTTGTTGGCGCCCATCCGATCGCCGGCAGCGAGCAGTGGGGTGCCCAGGCGGCGCGCGCCGATCTCTACGTCAATAAGCGTTGTATTCTAACGCCGACGCGCCGCACCGATCCTGCGGCTTTAAAAAAAATGGAGCTTCTATGGCGCCGCGTCGGTGCTAAAGTGCAAACCATGGACGCGGTGCAGCACGACAAGGTTTTGGGGATTGTCAGCCACTTGCCCCATGTGGTCGCCTACGCTTTGGTGAACGCCCTTGACCAGACCAAGATCGATGGCATCGATCTAAAAACCTATTGCGCTGGCGGCTTCAAAGACATCACGCGCATCGCCGGCAGCCGGCCCGAGCTGTGGCGCGACATCTGTTTGTCGAATCGCAAGGCGGTGTCACAGTCCTTGGGCAATTACATTCGCAACTTGGAAAAGTTGAAGCGTGCCATCGATGGTGGCAGAGGCGCAGTCCTGGAGAAGGTTTTCGCCCGGGCGCAAACAGTGCGGGAAAGTATTGGCTAA
- a CDS encoding VWA domain-containing protein: MHIRYSRWDDRQRDSLNSDEVFDQLNENMNDTGDLQQAMRRLMQKGIKRGEKQTKGIDDLLSQIAKEMRKMYDEYKLQSAMDEVQEQLDHALDQERQTLEELDQSGQDMQSKKQFLNDLPSKTSEAVEKLTAYSFENPDSEKEFQQLLAQLEQIRKLENWLRREGSLFRGQTPMDFQQSQEMMERMEELRRLEGQLSSMQLKDVDKELLEKLLGGDPKQDFEGIMRMQSLLEEGGYVMERGDRFELTPKGVRRVGQLALRDIYQQLRRDGMGRHNTRNRGSQELLIETSKPYVQGEPLHINMIQTLKNALLRGGGVPVRIGPGDFAVYETEYNTRAATVLLLDMSWSMSWEGRFAAAKKVALAMESLVRSLHPRDYFGIVGFFTRAVELKAKDLPQATWNMGDPFTNLQDGLHLASQMLERRPSQNQQMIVITDGQPTAYCRQGRLYCEWPLSFGGISQRAAEETLKEAERITRKGITINTFMLDDSPVLRGFVDDLTRINKGRAFYTRPDRLGEYLLVDYLSHQKKKV; encoded by the coding sequence ATGCACATCCGCTACAGCCGCTGGGACGATCGACAGCGCGACTCGCTCAATTCCGACGAGGTCTTCGATCAGCTCAACGAGAACATGAACGACACCGGCGACCTGCAGCAAGCGATGCGCCGCCTGATGCAGAAAGGCATCAAGCGGGGAGAAAAGCAGACCAAGGGCATCGACGATTTGCTGTCGCAGATCGCCAAAGAGATGCGCAAAATGTACGACGAGTACAAGCTCCAGTCCGCCATGGACGAAGTTCAGGAGCAGCTCGATCACGCCCTCGACCAGGAACGGCAGACGCTTGAAGAGCTCGACCAGTCCGGCCAGGACATGCAGTCGAAGAAGCAGTTCTTAAACGACCTGCCGAGCAAAACCAGCGAAGCCGTCGAAAAACTAACTGCTTATAGCTTCGAAAACCCCGACTCGGAAAAAGAGTTTCAGCAGCTGCTGGCGCAACTGGAGCAGATTCGCAAGCTGGAAAATTGGCTGCGCCGCGAGGGCAGTCTGTTCCGCGGCCAAACGCCGATGGACTTCCAACAGTCGCAGGAAATGATGGAGCGCATGGAAGAGCTGCGCCGTTTGGAAGGCCAGCTCTCCAGCATGCAGCTAAAAGACGTCGACAAAGAATTGCTCGAAAAGCTTCTCGGCGGCGACCCCAAGCAGGATTTTGAAGGCATCATGCGCATGCAGTCGCTGCTCGAAGAGGGCGGCTACGTGATGGAGCGGGGCGACCGCTTCGAGCTCACGCCCAAAGGCGTGCGCCGGGTCGGCCAGTTAGCGCTGCGCGATATTTATCAACAGCTGCGGCGCGATGGCATGGGGCGTCACAACACGCGCAACCGCGGCAGCCAAGAGTTGTTGATTGAAACCAGCAAGCCCTACGTCCAGGGCGAGCCGCTCCATATCAACATGATCCAGACGCTCAAGAACGCGCTGTTGCGCGGCGGCGGCGTGCCGGTGCGCATCGGGCCGGGCGATTTCGCGGTCTACGAAACCGAGTACAACACCCGGGCGGCGACGGTATTGCTGCTCGACATGAGTTGGTCGATGAGTTGGGAGGGGCGCTTTGCCGCGGCGAAAAAAGTCGCCCTGGCTATGGAGAGCCTAGTGCGCTCGCTCCACCCGCGCGACTATTTTGGCATCGTCGGTTTCTTTACCCGCGCCGTCGAGCTGAAAGCCAAGGACTTGCCGCAGGCCACTTGGAACATGGGCGACCCGTTTACCAACTTACAAGATGGCCTGCATCTGGCGTCGCAAATGCTCGAGCGGCGTCCGAGCCAAAACCAGCAGATGATCGTCATTACCGACGGCCAGCCGACCGCTTACTGTCGCCAAGGCCGGCTCTACTGCGAATGGCCGCTCAGCTTCGGCGGCATTAGCCAACGGGCAGCCGAAGAAACTTTAAAAGAAGCCGAGCGCATCACCCGCAAAGGCATCACCATTAACACGTTTATGCTCGACGACAGCCCGGTCTTGCGTGGCTTCGTCGACGACCTGACGCGCATCAACAAAGGCCGCGCCTTCTACACCCGGCCGGATCGCTTGGGCGAATACCTGCTAGTCGACTATCTGTCGCATCAGAAGAAGAAAGTATAA
- a CDS encoding HIT domain-containing protein, with protein MKQLWAPWRMTYIEQETKELGCIFCTKPRAADLREALVVALSEHSVVMLNKYPYNNGHLLVAPKRHENQLSGLPAAEYDDMNEALRHAADIVRKVFHPTGMNLGMNLGKCAGAGVEDHMHWHIVPRWEGDTNFMPVLGETRVMPLHLLENYDRLKPYFENFMR; from the coding sequence GTGAAACAGCTCTGGGCGCCCTGGCGCATGACGTACATCGAGCAAGAAACCAAAGAGCTCGGTTGTATTTTTTGCACCAAGCCGCGCGCCGCGGATCTCAGGGAAGCTCTCGTCGTTGCACTGTCCGAGCATTCGGTGGTCATGCTCAATAAGTACCCCTACAACAACGGCCACTTGCTGGTGGCGCCCAAGCGCCACGAAAATCAACTGTCCGGCTTGCCAGCCGCGGAATATGATGACATGAATGAGGCGCTGCGCCATGCCGCCGATATCGTGCGCAAAGTTTTTCATCCGACCGGCATGAACCTCGGCATGAACCTCGGCAAATGCGCCGGCGCGGGCGTCGAAGATCACATGCACTGGCATATCGTGCCGCGTTGGGAAGGGGACACTAACTTTATGCCGGTCCTGGGCGAGACCCGGGTGATGCCGCTGCACCTTTTAGAAAACTACGATCGGTTGAAGCCCTATTTCGAAAATTTTATGAGATAG
- a CDS encoding integration host factor subunit beta, producing the protein MTKRDLIDEVNKRFPPLSRRDSEVIINAIFDSMVDALVQGDRIEIRGFGSFVVKQRRARQGRNPKSGALVSVAAKRVPFFKVGKELRLRVDGKPYDPEDGDDEVSE; encoded by the coding sequence ATGACGAAAAGGGATTTGATCGACGAGGTAAACAAACGCTTTCCTCCTTTATCGCGCCGCGATTCGGAAGTTATTATCAACGCCATTTTCGATTCCATGGTCGACGCTCTGGTGCAGGGCGATCGCATCGAGATTCGCGGCTTCGGCAGTTTTGTGGTTAAACAGCGGCGCGCACGCCAAGGGCGCAACCCCAAAAGCGGTGCGCTGGTTTCAGTGGCTGCCAAACGGGTGCCGTTTTTTAAGGTCGGCAAGGAGCTGCGCCTGCGCGTTGACGGCAAGCCCTATGATCCCGAGGACGGCGACGACGAGGTGTCGGAGTGA
- the sppA gene encoding signal peptide peptidase SppA translates to MASKHPILRVLGILAVFILVVFTATFFYAYLTGGESRTLALLSGDGVGVLQVQGAIEDSHEVLRELKRFKEAPWIKAVVVRIDSPGGAVAPTQEIFEEILKARKAKPLIASLGSTAASGGYYIAAACEKIVANPGSLTGSIGVIMQLNNVEELMKKIGVKGLNIKSGVNKDIGSPFAPLSVEGREILQSLVDNVHSQFVSAVAKGRNLDEGQVRRLADGRIYSGAQAKELGLVDQLGNLEDAIELAAKRGGVGAHPSVYYSRPEQERWWERMFMGVFGRAFPGRERGWLRYEWSPSFL, encoded by the coding sequence ATGGCGTCTAAGCATCCGATCCTCAGAGTGCTGGGTATCCTCGCGGTTTTTATCCTGGTGGTTTTCACTGCGACATTCTTTTACGCCTATTTAACCGGCGGCGAATCGCGCACCCTCGCGCTGCTTTCCGGCGACGGTGTTGGCGTGCTGCAAGTGCAAGGCGCCATCGAGGATTCCCACGAAGTGCTGCGCGAGTTGAAGCGATTCAAAGAAGCGCCGTGGATCAAGGCGGTGGTGGTGCGCATCGATTCGCCGGGTGGGGCGGTGGCGCCGACCCAGGAAATTTTTGAAGAAATTTTGAAAGCCAGAAAAGCCAAGCCGTTGATCGCCTCCTTGGGGAGCACCGCGGCCTCCGGCGGCTACTACATCGCCGCAGCGTGCGAAAAAATTGTCGCCAACCCGGGCAGCCTGACCGGCTCCATCGGCGTGATCATGCAGCTCAATAACGTTGAAGAGCTGATGAAAAAGATCGGCGTCAAGGGGCTCAACATCAAAAGCGGCGTCAACAAAGATATCGGTTCGCCCTTCGCGCCGCTCTCGGTCGAGGGGCGCGAAATCCTGCAATCGCTGGTCGACAACGTGCACAGCCAATTCGTCAGCGCGGTGGCCAAGGGACGCAATCTCGATGAAGGTCAGGTCCGGCGGCTCGCCGACGGCCGGATTTACTCCGGCGCCCAGGCCAAAGAGCTGGGTCTGGTCGATCAATTAGGCAACCTCGAAGACGCCATTGAGCTTGCCGCTAAGCGCGGCGGTGTCGGCGCCCATCCGAGCGTCTACTATTCGCGCCCAGAGCAGGAACGTTGGTGGGAGCGGATGTTTATGGGGGTGTTTGGAAGAGCGTTTCCGGGGCGGGAGCGCGGTTGGTTGCGCTATGAATGGTCGCCGTCGTTCCTGTAG